One window of the Seriola aureovittata isolate HTS-2021-v1 ecotype China chromosome 22, ASM2101889v1, whole genome shotgun sequence genome contains the following:
- the il17rel gene encoding putative interleukin-17 receptor E-like has translation MILWVALLSHFCLGPNGAVAESTGLERIDTCGTSCSQGLHCKTKPDYVFRPPCQNITEGLNMSSVFHDISLSTVMRCEGRQKCSLRLRIKTLLQLTESIHGLSVCTVTAGMIVNCQIFSFTRSSRGRMSGLQVEVENDCTEVSPSQQVQVIVKTVPSYCGISWFGTYETPECMMEDLRRHVPDCITGRLSYDVNPERKELSVSVSDMLEDHSYHLRLCYKGFICFGTGASTLIKKEEPVKAATLLYSRPLPCLCIEGWSAVMDAPRVQVCPFKDRLEELWFGVVFDPLEETLSWESLCPVTAVVALCQEREGGVCEDLPHASQNVSRGKITFTEVDPHPQLCMKFTVGSQSWTRCPFAGRRFQAWEVAVTGQQGHKELKITSQMTATFSVGLCVKSPGPGVCQLTKTHPVHVEKKKAVVLNLAEELCNSCVQVKRLGVKYAATVTHCLEQCNQSSPHRHVIGSRTSLDLTWVVVPAGVCLSGIIITALVLHVLLTVHQRNQKRYRNQKQIDHAFDSVATALKTHPHGGILIPDSLQCGNTEKANLISQ, from the exons ATGATCCTGTGGGTTGCCTTGCTGTCTCACTTTTGTTTGGGTCCGAATGGAGCTGTAGCAGAAAGCACAGGACTGGAGAGGATAGACACATGTGGCACCAGCTGTTCTCAG GGCCTTCACTGCAAGACCAAGCCAGATT ATGTGTTTCGCCCTCCGTGTCAGAACATTACCGAAGGTCTCAACATGTCCTCTGTGTTCCACGACATCAGTCTCTCCACGGTCATGAGGTGTGAGGGGAGGCAGAAGTGCTCACTCCGCCTCAGAATCAAAACTCTTCTCCAACTTACTG AGTCCATCCAtggtttgtctgtttgcacCGTCACTGCAGGGATGATAGTGAACTGCCAAATTTTCAGCTTCACAAGATCGTCACGTGGAAGAATGTCTGGGCTGCAG GTGGAAGTTGAGAATGATTGCACTGAGGTTTCTCCGAGCCAACAAGTGCAAGTAATAGTCAAAACTGTGCCGAGCTACTGTGGCATATCCTGGTTTGGCACCTACGAAACTCCAG AATGCATGATGGAAGATTTGAGAAGACATGTCCCAGACTGCATCA CTGGCAGGCTATCGTACGATGTAAACCcagagaggaaggagctgaGCGTCAGTGTATCAGACATGCTCGAAGATCACAGCTACCACCTCCGTCTGTGCTACAAGGGTTTCATCTGTTTTGGCACAGGGGCGAGCACACTG ataaagaaagaggaaCCTGTAAAGGCTGCCACCCTCCTTTACTCCCGACCTCTGCCGTGCCTCTGCATCGAG GGATGGTCAGCTGTGATGGATGCCCCCAGAGTCCAGGTCTGCCCATTCAAAGACC GTCTTGAGGAACTGTGGTTTGGAGTCGTCTTTGATCCACTGGAGGAGACGCTATCATGGGAGTCACTCTGTCCGGTTACCGCTGTGGTTGCTTTGTGCCAGGAAAGAGAAGGCGGCGTCTGTGAGGATCTGCCACATGCCTCCCAGAATGTTAGCAGAGGGAAG ATAACATTTACTGAAGTGGATCCACACCCTCAACTGTGCATGAAG TTTACTGTAGGCTCTCAGTCCTGGACCAGGTGCCCCTTTGCTGGTAGGAGATTCCAAG CATGGGAGGTCGCTGTGACAGGACAACAGGGCCATAAAGAGCTCAAGATTACGTCACAGATGACTGCAACATTTTCCGTGGGGCTGTGTGTGAAGTCTCCAGGGCCTGGTGTGTGCCAGTTGACCAAAACACACCCTGTACATGTG gagaaaaagaaagctgtTGTCTTAAACCTGGCAGAGGAACTATGCAACTCTTGTGTCCAG GTGAAGAGACTCGGCGTGAAGTATGCTGCCACAGTTACGCACTGTCTTGAACAATGCA ATCAGTCCTCACCTCACAGACATGTCATTGGCAGTCGAACTTCTTTGGACTTGACCTGGGTCGTCGTACCAGCGGGTGTTTGCCTTTCTGGCATCATAATTACCGCTCTGGTGCTCCATGTGCTGTTAACCG tgcatCAGAGGAACCAAAAAAGATATAGAAATCAAAAGCAAATAG ATCATGCTTTTGACTCTGTGGCCACTGCATTAAAAACTCACCCCCACGGAGGGATCCTCATACCTGATTCACTGCAGTGTGGGAACACAGAGAAGGCCAACTTAATCTCACAGTAA